The following proteins are co-located in the Nitrospira sp. genome:
- a CDS encoding anthranilate synthase component I family protein — MTMPSPTPFLDGPPQPLIVTIRGISLSPFECYSRVTSNSGPSFLFESGKGPLTTGRYSFFADAPYQTFSGKNHDWTLRTSDGNTSTGREPFHTLAQLMQRSPIQRPPGAPPFFGGAVGYLSYDLVRQFESLPSHALDDLHFPDLEFAFFDLVAAFDHDSHDLHLIFCPPLERFSGESRESLYREGCDRLARLHDRLTRPAHEPRTADSSGPITFAPQQSQASYMERVRRCQDYIAAGDLYQANLSHRFSVTSPRFAPESRLASELQAYARLRTMNPSPFSGLLRVGETSFISTSPERLVRLTGRQADTRPIAGTRPRGRDAADDRRLMEELRASEKERAEHLMLVDLERNDLGRVCEFGSVLVDELMAIEQYSHVSHLVSHISGRLQADTTGFDLLRAVFPGGTITGVPKIRCMEIIDELEPVRRGPYTGSMGYVSWSGDLDFNIVIRTLVLREEAGYLQVGAGIVADSDPAKEYEETMHKAQAFLSALS, encoded by the coding sequence ATGACCATGCCATCACCGACGCCCTTCCTCGACGGACCTCCCCAGCCCTTGATCGTCACGATTCGCGGAATCTCCCTGAGTCCGTTCGAGTGCTATAGCCGAGTCACGTCCAACTCTGGCCCCTCCTTCTTATTTGAGAGCGGCAAAGGCCCCCTCACAACCGGCCGCTATTCGTTCTTTGCCGACGCCCCCTATCAAACGTTCTCGGGAAAGAATCATGACTGGACCCTCAGAACATCGGACGGGAACACCAGCACAGGACGGGAACCATTCCACACCCTTGCTCAATTGATGCAGCGCTCCCCAATCCAGCGCCCGCCGGGAGCCCCTCCGTTCTTCGGCGGAGCCGTGGGCTATCTGAGCTACGATCTCGTCCGTCAATTCGAATCCTTACCCAGCCATGCGCTCGACGATCTGCATTTCCCTGATCTGGAGTTCGCCTTCTTCGACCTCGTGGCGGCATTCGATCATGATTCACACGATCTCCACTTGATCTTCTGCCCTCCGCTTGAACGGTTTTCCGGAGAATCGCGGGAATCCCTCTATCGAGAAGGCTGCGACCGGCTCGCCCGGCTGCACGATCGGCTCACCCGTCCGGCCCACGAACCGCGCACGGCTGACTCGTCGGGACCGATTACCTTTGCGCCCCAGCAATCCCAAGCCTCGTACATGGAGCGAGTGCGCCGCTGCCAGGACTACATTGCCGCGGGCGATTTGTATCAAGCCAACCTCTCACACCGCTTTTCCGTCACGAGCCCGCGCTTTGCCCCGGAATCACGCCTCGCCTCGGAACTCCAGGCCTATGCGCGGTTGCGCACCATGAACCCTTCGCCCTTTTCCGGCCTCCTGCGTGTCGGCGAAACCAGCTTCATCAGCACCTCGCCGGAACGGCTGGTGCGCTTGACCGGCCGGCAGGCCGACACGAGGCCGATTGCGGGAACCAGGCCGCGGGGGCGAGACGCGGCTGACGACCGGCGGCTGATGGAAGAATTGCGGGCCAGCGAAAAAGAACGGGCTGAACACCTGATGCTCGTCGATCTTGAACGGAATGACCTGGGACGCGTATGTGAATTCGGCTCGGTCCTTGTCGATGAATTGATGGCCATTGAGCAATATTCCCACGTCAGCCATCTGGTCTCCCACATCTCCGGCCGGCTCCAGGCAGACACGACCGGCTTTGACCTCCTCCGCGCCGTCTTTCCCGGAGGCACCATTACCGGCGTGCCCAAAATCCGTTGCATGGAGATCATCGATGAACTGGAACCCGTGCGGAGAGGCCCCTATACTGGATCGATGGGCTATGTCAGCTGGAGCGGCGATCTGGATTTCAACATCGTGATCCGCACGCTGGTACTCCGGGAGGAAGCCGGCTACCTTCAGGTCGGAGCCGGTATCGTTGCCGACTCGGACCCGGCCAAAGAATATGAGGAGACGATGCACAAGGCCCAGGCCTTCCTGAGCGCCTTATCGTGA
- a CDS encoding AtpZ/AtpI family protein — protein sequence MPPSQDPFYAGLGQAVRIGTDLLAALIVGGGLGWAIDTYLLESTPWGMVVGLVLGVIAGIRNAYRSAMRWPGSPQENERKG from the coding sequence ATGCCCCCTTCACAAGATCCGTTCTATGCGGGGCTCGGCCAGGCGGTCCGAATCGGGACCGACCTGCTAGCTGCGTTGATTGTCGGAGGAGGGTTAGGCTGGGCCATCGATACCTATCTCCTGGAGTCTACTCCCTGGGGAATGGTGGTGGGGTTGGTGCTGGGCGTCATAGCCGGGATACGGAACGCATACCGGTCGGCGATGAGATGGCCGGGGTCACCGCAAGAGAACGAACGTAAAGGATAG
- a CDS encoding F0F1 ATP synthase subunit A, translating to MEESPLHAFELHNYIPLSIGGLDISINKAVILMWIVVALAAVLMVMAGSARRLVPGKLQNLAEMLVDFIRSIILDTMGKDGMRFFPLIASLFIFILFCNLLGLIPGSYTVTSQIVVTAVFACLVYGLSLVMGFILHGAKFLGILVPPGTPGWLLPLMIPIELISQLARPISLAVRLFANMTAGHVILGVLFGLAISGGMLIGWLPFAFTIAMNGLEVGIAFIQAYIFTVLTCVYLGDAFHLHGHDDHAH from the coding sequence GTGGAAGAAAGTCCGCTTCACGCATTTGAACTGCATAATTATATCCCGCTCTCCATTGGAGGGCTGGATATCTCCATCAACAAAGCCGTGATTCTCATGTGGATCGTGGTCGCGTTGGCGGCGGTGTTGATGGTCATGGCCGGGTCGGCCCGCCGCCTGGTGCCGGGCAAGCTGCAAAATCTCGCCGAAATGCTCGTGGATTTTATCCGGAGCATTATTCTCGACACCATGGGCAAAGACGGGATGCGGTTCTTTCCGCTGATCGCCAGCCTGTTCATTTTTATCCTCTTTTGTAATTTGCTCGGGTTGATTCCCGGATCGTATACGGTCACCAGCCAGATCGTGGTCACGGCCGTGTTTGCGTGCCTTGTCTATGGGTTGAGCCTGGTGATGGGCTTTATCCTTCACGGAGCCAAGTTTCTCGGGATTCTCGTGCCGCCTGGGACTCCGGGATGGCTGCTGCCCTTGATGATTCCGATCGAGTTGATCAGCCAGTTAGCCAGGCCGATTTCGCTGGCCGTCCGGTTGTTCGCCAACATGACGGCGGGCCACGTGATCTTGGGCGTGCTGTTCGGGTTGGCGATCAGCGGCGGGATGCTCATCGGCTGGCTGCCGTTTGCCTTTACGATCGCCATGAATGGGTTGGAAGTCGGTATTGCGTTCATTCAAGCCTATATTTTCACCGTGTTGACCTGCGTCTATTTGGGAGACGCATTCCATCTGCACGGCCACGATGACCACGCGCATTAA
- the atpE gene encoding ATP synthase F0 subunit C, with protein MDSAAAALLGMGLAAAGFAGAGVGIGYIFGKMIEAVARQPEAEGRVGKYMWIGFALVEAIALYGLVIAFIIMGLRK; from the coding sequence ATGGATTCAGCAGCAGCAGCGTTGTTAGGCATGGGGTTGGCGGCGGCGGGTTTCGCCGGTGCCGGTGTGGGAATCGGGTACATCTTCGGCAAGATGATCGAAGCCGTGGCGCGCCAGCCGGAAGCCGAAGGCCGCGTCGGCAAGTACATGTGGATCGGATTCGCGCTGGTCGAAGCCATCGCACTGTACGGGTTGGTCATTGCATTTATCATCATGGGCCTTCGCAAATAA
- the atpF gene encoding F0F1 ATP synthase subunit B → MPQFESSFFSSLIFWEVVSFGILFFVLYKFAFPGILGILEEREKKIKDSLDQAERHRADAERALKEYEAKLSAAAKEAEGLLAAAKERAQRLLDENEQRLTAEAERIKGDATREIDHERRKAVQEIRNQTTELALLVAEKVVQRSLTDADHRKFADEALEALSKAHS, encoded by the coding sequence ATGCCGCAGTTTGAATCGAGTTTTTTCTCGTCGCTGATTTTTTGGGAGGTCGTCTCCTTCGGGATTCTGTTCTTCGTGCTGTACAAGTTTGCCTTCCCGGGCATTCTTGGCATCCTCGAAGAGCGGGAGAAGAAGATCAAGGACAGCCTCGATCAGGCCGAGCGGCACCGTGCCGACGCCGAGCGGGCGCTCAAGGAGTACGAGGCCAAGCTCAGCGCGGCAGCCAAGGAAGCCGAAGGCCTTCTCGCGGCAGCGAAGGAGCGGGCGCAACGGCTGTTGGATGAAAACGAACAGCGCCTGACGGCCGAAGCGGAACGTATCAAGGGAGACGCCACACGTGAAATCGATCACGAGCGGCGGAAGGCGGTGCAGGAGATTCGCAATCAGACCACGGAGCTGGCCTTGCTGGTGGCTGAAAAAGTCGTGCAGCGCAGCCTGACCGATGCGGATCACCGCAAGTTTGCCGACGAAGCCCTTGAGGCGCTTTCGAAAGCCCACTCCTGA
- the larE gene encoding ATP-dependent sacrificial sulfur transferase LarE, translated as MQPLPLQQKLTRLRQIFAGMDSVLVAYSGGIDSTVVLKVAYDQLKDRAVGITALSPTFPASELEVATRVAEEIGVRHELIETDQLKIPAFAENDASRCFHCKTDLYQLLGTLRAAHAGSIIVDGTNLDDLGDDRPGIKAAREWGVRSPLVEAGLSKAEIRTLAQELGLSNWDKPAAACLSSRIPRGITITREKLSRIEQAEAVLQGEGFRHYRVRDHGEIARIEVGQDELARLTEHERGLRISRKLKELGFRFVTIDLEGYRPGGVSLGSPRPAR; from the coding sequence ATGCAGCCCCTTCCTCTCCAGCAGAAGCTCACCCGTCTTCGCCAGATCTTTGCAGGCATGGACTCCGTGCTGGTCGCGTACTCCGGCGGCATCGATAGTACGGTGGTGCTGAAAGTGGCCTACGATCAGCTCAAAGACCGCGCGGTAGGAATTACCGCTCTGTCTCCCACCTTCCCGGCCTCTGAACTGGAGGTCGCAACACGCGTGGCTGAGGAAATCGGGGTCCGCCATGAGCTCATAGAGACCGATCAACTCAAGATTCCCGCCTTCGCCGAGAACGATGCGAGCCGGTGCTTCCACTGCAAAACCGATCTCTACCAGTTATTGGGCACACTCCGAGCTGCGCATGCGGGATCCATCATAGTGGACGGGACGAACCTTGACGATCTCGGAGACGACCGCCCTGGCATCAAGGCCGCCCGCGAGTGGGGCGTCCGCAGCCCGCTGGTGGAAGCCGGACTCTCCAAAGCGGAAATCCGAACGCTCGCCCAGGAGCTCGGCCTGTCGAATTGGGACAAGCCTGCCGCGGCCTGTCTCTCTTCGCGCATCCCGCGTGGGATTACGATCACGAGAGAGAAACTCAGCCGCATTGAACAGGCGGAAGCCGTCCTGCAAGGTGAAGGATTCCGGCACTACCGCGTGCGGGACCATGGGGAGATCGCACGAATTGAAGTGGGCCAGGACGAGCTGGCACGCCTGACTGAGCACGAGCGAGGGCTGCGCATCAGCCGGAAACTGAAAGAGCTGGGGTTTCGCTTTGTGACGATTGATTTGGAAGGGTATCGGCCGGGCGGGGTCAGTCTGGGCTCACCGCGCCCGGCCAGATAG
- a CDS encoding pitrilysin family protein yields MAHPSDQQGLHTVNRLRRWLGVCRALSVIALFCVAAPALAADITPVKVTTANGMTVLVLEQHFLPIVEIHALIKAGSAQDPSDKAGVANLVASLLDEGTSTRSSKQLAEQIDFVGGSLEAKAAEDFTTASARVLKKDLDLGFTLLADILMHPAFPKQEFDRVRSQILGEMSSDNDDPGTVAMRAFNQLVFHNHPYRWPVNGTEETVAKITLADVQGFYAREYIPNQVILTVVGDVTVEQATALVQTHFGAWKKGTPAARALKKPAAVEKKTVQLIEKDLTQSTIMLGHGGISRNNPDFYAVTVMNHILGAGGFSSRLMDSIRDKQGLAYGISSHYDARALPGSFWINLQTRTEATNQAIAGVLSEIKAMRDNPVSEQELSEAKTFLMGSFPLRLDSTAKLAQVLAQVEFYGLGFEYFSQYPKWIERVTKEDVQRAAKQYLDPARYALVVVGNVAKAKVRQ; encoded by the coding sequence ATGGCTCACCCATCCGATCAACAGGGACTCCATACCGTGAACCGGCTTCGCCGCTGGCTGGGCGTCTGCCGCGCGCTGTCGGTCATCGCGCTGTTCTGTGTGGCCGCTCCGGCACTGGCCGCGGACATCACTCCGGTCAAAGTCACGACGGCCAACGGCATGACCGTGCTAGTGCTGGAACAGCACTTTCTCCCGATCGTGGAAATCCACGCGCTGATCAAAGCCGGCTCGGCCCAGGATCCTTCCGACAAAGCCGGTGTCGCCAACCTCGTCGCCAGTCTCTTGGACGAAGGCACCTCAACCCGCTCCTCGAAGCAACTGGCGGAACAGATCGATTTCGTCGGCGGGTCGTTGGAAGCCAAGGCCGCCGAGGACTTCACCACCGCCTCGGCGCGGGTGCTGAAAAAAGATCTCGACCTGGGGTTCACGTTGCTGGCCGACATCCTGATGCATCCGGCCTTTCCCAAGCAGGAATTCGACCGCGTGCGGTCGCAAATCCTGGGAGAGATGTCGAGCGACAACGACGATCCCGGCACCGTGGCCATGAGGGCCTTTAACCAGCTGGTGTTCCACAACCATCCCTATCGCTGGCCGGTGAACGGCACGGAGGAGACCGTCGCCAAGATTACCCTGGCCGATGTGCAGGGGTTCTATGCGAGGGAGTACATTCCCAATCAAGTCATCCTCACCGTCGTGGGGGATGTCACGGTCGAACAAGCCACGGCCTTGGTGCAGACCCATTTCGGAGCCTGGAAAAAAGGCACGCCGGCGGCCCGTGCGCTAAAAAAGCCCGCGGCGGTGGAAAAGAAAACCGTGCAGCTCATTGAAAAAGATCTCACGCAATCGACGATTATGCTGGGCCACGGCGGCATCAGCCGAAATAATCCCGACTTCTATGCCGTCACCGTCATGAATCACATTCTTGGAGCCGGCGGATTTTCCTCGCGCCTCATGGACTCCATTCGTGACAAGCAAGGGCTGGCCTACGGCATCTCCAGTCACTACGACGCGCGGGCGCTGCCCGGCTCGTTCTGGATCAATCTCCAAACCAGGACCGAAGCCACGAACCAGGCCATTGCCGGAGTCCTGTCGGAGATCAAAGCGATGCGAGACAATCCGGTCAGCGAGCAAGAACTGTCCGAGGCGAAGACCTTTTTGATGGGCAGCTTCCCGCTTCGGCTCGACTCCACCGCGAAGCTGGCCCAGGTGCTCGCGCAAGTTGAATTCTATGGGCTCGGCTTCGAATACTTCAGCCAATACCCCAAATGGATCGAGCGCGTCACCAAAGAAGATGTGCAGCGAGCCGCCAAACAGTATCTCGACCCCGCCCGGTATGCGCTCGTCGTCGTGGGCAATGTCGCCAAGGCCAAAGTTCGCCAGTAA
- a CDS encoding pitrilysin family protein gives MNSPTRHYYPALLAFLAILCSWNVARANEPHEYLLSNGMKVLLVEVPKAPVATVQVWYKVGSRNEVMGRAGLSHMLEHMMFKGTAKYPKGTFSRIIRKNGGVDNAFTSQDFTAYFENLAADRVELALEMEADRMQGLLLDNSEFQTEREVVKEERRMRNEDDPQGALVEALFAQAFLSHPYHWPIIGWFADLDAMSLDDLQRHYDTFYSPNNATLIVVGDIKADALLPTIKQLFEPIPKGPTPKTTLAPEPEQRGERRFLLKREAQVPFVMMGFRVPNYASDDSYALDILESILSHGKSSRLYQSLVYDQKNSLAVGADYGLMQTDPGLFYLYSLVTPGAKTEAVEDALQHEITRLQNDPPTELELQRAKNQVEAAHIFEQDSNFRRAMLLGEMESIGAGWRRADQFLERIRSVTAKDVQRVARQYLTHDNRTLGILLPQPPKQPEPQPSTAHQGKS, from the coding sequence ATGAATTCACCCACACGCCATTACTACCCGGCCCTCTTGGCATTCCTCGCGATCCTCTGTTCGTGGAACGTCGCGCGCGCGAATGAACCGCACGAATATCTCTTGTCCAATGGAATGAAGGTCTTGCTGGTCGAGGTGCCCAAGGCGCCGGTGGCCACCGTACAAGTCTGGTACAAAGTGGGCTCACGCAATGAAGTGATGGGCCGGGCGGGCCTATCGCACATGCTTGAGCATATGATGTTCAAGGGCACCGCCAAGTATCCCAAGGGCACGTTCTCCCGGATCATTCGCAAGAACGGCGGGGTCGATAACGCCTTTACCAGCCAGGATTTCACGGCCTACTTTGAAAATCTCGCGGCCGACCGTGTCGAACTCGCCCTGGAGATGGAAGCGGATCGGATGCAGGGCTTACTGCTCGATAACAGCGAATTTCAAACCGAGCGGGAAGTCGTCAAGGAAGAGCGCCGGATGCGCAACGAAGACGATCCGCAAGGCGCACTGGTGGAAGCCCTGTTCGCCCAGGCGTTTCTCAGCCATCCCTACCATTGGCCCATCATCGGCTGGTTTGCCGATCTGGACGCCATGTCGCTCGACGATCTTCAGCGCCATTACGACACCTTCTACTCCCCGAACAATGCGACGCTGATCGTGGTCGGCGATATCAAGGCCGACGCCCTGCTCCCCACCATCAAACAGCTCTTCGAGCCGATTCCCAAAGGACCGACCCCGAAGACGACACTGGCCCCTGAACCGGAACAGCGCGGCGAGCGGCGCTTCCTCCTCAAACGTGAGGCTCAGGTGCCCTTTGTCATGATGGGCTTCCGGGTGCCTAATTATGCGAGCGACGACTCGTACGCGCTCGACATCCTGGAGTCGATTCTCTCGCACGGGAAAAGCTCGCGGCTCTATCAAAGCCTGGTCTATGACCAGAAAAACTCGCTGGCCGTCGGCGCCGACTATGGGTTGATGCAGACCGATCCCGGCCTGTTCTACCTCTACTCCCTCGTCACGCCCGGCGCAAAAACCGAGGCGGTCGAAGACGCGCTCCAGCATGAAATCACCCGTTTGCAGAATGACCCGCCCACCGAGCTGGAATTACAGCGGGCCAAGAACCAAGTGGAAGCCGCCCATATCTTTGAACAGGATTCCAATTTCCGGCGGGCCATGTTGCTGGGGGAGATGGAATCGATCGGAGCCGGCTGGCGGCGGGCCGATCAATTTCTCGAACGCATCCGGTCGGTCACGGCCAAGGACGTGCAACGCGTTGCCAGGCAATACCTGACCCACGACAATCGCACCCTGGGCATTCTGCTGCCTCAGCCGCCGAAGCAACCGGAGCCGCAACCGAGCACCGCCCACCAGGGGAAATCGTAA
- the rlmN gene encoding 23S rRNA (adenine(2503)-C(2))-methyltransferase RlmN: MTEPARPQTNLLSLSEAQMTTLVRGFGWPGYRTGQILRWLYQRRARTIAQMTDLSQKDREQLADVATIARTQACTVLESTDGTRKLLLTLDDGLRIETVLIPDEDRLTLCVSTQVGCMLDCGFCLTGTMGLKRNLKAHEIVDQILTAQDHLTGEERLTNLVFMGMGEPLANIEALSAAIQCLLNKSWGLGWSPRRITVSTAGLAGRLNEVAALGVNLAISLNGTTEEQRQQLMPAVSQIASLKTLMAACRRYPLAPTRRLTFEYVLLSGVNDRDKDAHRLVKLLKGIRCKVNLIPFNEFPGSAFRRPADRNVLSFQRILTQAGIDAFIRKSRGRDVLGACGQLGNVPAGAAPVALTQIESRC, from the coding sequence ATGACTGAACCTGCTCGCCCACAGACCAACTTGCTGAGCTTGAGTGAAGCCCAGATGACCACGCTGGTGCGCGGATTCGGCTGGCCTGGCTATCGGACCGGGCAGATTTTGCGCTGGCTCTATCAGCGCCGCGCGCGCACCATCGCGCAGATGACCGATCTTTCACAGAAGGACCGCGAACAGCTGGCTGACGTTGCAACGATTGCACGCACACAAGCCTGCACGGTTCTGGAATCGACCGACGGCACGCGCAAGCTGCTGCTCACCTTGGATGACGGGCTGCGCATTGAAACGGTGCTGATTCCCGATGAGGACCGCCTTACGCTCTGCGTCTCGACGCAGGTCGGCTGCATGCTGGATTGCGGCTTTTGCCTGACCGGTACAATGGGGCTGAAGCGCAATCTCAAAGCGCATGAGATCGTCGATCAAATCCTCACGGCTCAGGACCATTTGACCGGCGAGGAGCGGCTCACCAATCTCGTCTTCATGGGCATGGGCGAGCCGCTGGCGAATATCGAGGCCTTGTCCGCTGCCATCCAGTGCCTCCTCAATAAATCATGGGGGCTGGGCTGGTCACCGCGCCGGATCACCGTCTCGACGGCAGGCCTGGCAGGGCGGCTGAACGAGGTGGCCGCGCTCGGTGTGAATCTCGCCATCTCGCTGAACGGCACGACGGAGGAACAGCGCCAGCAGTTGATGCCGGCGGTCAGCCAGATCGCCTCGCTCAAGACACTCATGGCCGCCTGCCGCCGCTATCCGCTCGCCCCGACCAGACGGCTGACCTTTGAATATGTGTTGCTCTCCGGGGTGAACGATCGCGACAAAGACGCCCATCGGCTCGTGAAGCTGCTGAAGGGCATCCGTTGCAAAGTGAACCTGATTCCCTTCAATGAATTTCCTGGCAGCGCCTTCCGCCGGCCGGCTGACCGGAACGTGCTGTCGTTTCAACGCATCCTCACCCAGGCCGGCATCGACGCCTTTATTCGCAAAAGCCGGGGCCGCGACGTGCTGGGCGCCTGCGGCCAATTGGGCAATGTGCCGGCCGGAGCCGCGCCGGTTGCCTTGACACAAATCGAATCCCGTTGCTAG
- a CDS encoding transglycosylase SLT domain-containing protein, with protein MMIALRSRFISSLLLTVLGACPAWALASQVGNGDVAAAAPCDSAEECFAAAAQPKERLGSQLTKDQVSALKLERLRLVMERFPGSLWAKRAGVLSGVLLIEPNPAAALQFLRAGQRDFGVLDDYLRLWMGEALLHLGDAKEAAGFFESIGQAVPDSNLLTQAAFRAGEAWYQASSCPESVGWLAKAVANNDKDPLAPQAWLRLAACYLRENQLEDGRATLTQLWVRFAYAPEAKEAEALLRTNLGGAVWAPTAEDHFGRAQAFLGQALHAEAIDELKQFLAMEPASPQRGSAKLKLGIAQVRLKQYDPARETFHALMANRVAESDEATVWLARVYLRQAMGPKLLELSRSIEKQALSAEQKGQIHLFAGIWLEDQGQYEEAVAKYRQVAKAGEPATQRAEALWRIGWVHYRTARYKDAIDVLQQIVAQHDSDFEPQALYWIGRSLTQLHAARAHEVYAQLCRQFPYTYYCQLAKEQSAEAASDRAAALEPAVAPVNGEAAVAQAGNGGDVEQQPAYRRAVELKLLGLDADAARELAALTDHYSHSPNVLMTLSMRLNEVGAYHPALRLARAQFRDKLERTGGTVAPGLWSVAYPTGLIPTIKTQELNGVSPYLVAAIIREESQYDVRAVSRVGAIGLMQVMPATANAVAQRHHLPAVTREDLFDQDTNIRIGARYVEQLLAQFSGNVIQTIAAYNAGPIVVENWAAQHRGRSQDEFVELIPFRETRQYVKRVLRSFREYLRLAGGS; from the coding sequence ATGATGATTGCTCTGCGCTCACGTTTTATCTCTTCTTTACTGCTGACCGTGCTGGGGGCTTGCCCTGCCTGGGCGTTGGCCTCGCAGGTGGGCAACGGAGACGTGGCTGCTGCCGCGCCCTGTGACTCTGCCGAAGAATGTTTTGCCGCAGCCGCTCAGCCCAAGGAGCGATTGGGCAGTCAGCTCACCAAAGATCAAGTCTCGGCGCTCAAACTCGAACGGTTGCGGTTAGTGATGGAACGGTTTCCCGGTTCGCTTTGGGCGAAACGCGCGGGCGTGCTGTCCGGAGTGTTGCTGATCGAGCCGAATCCGGCGGCGGCCCTACAGTTTCTCCGCGCGGGCCAGCGTGATTTTGGGGTGCTCGACGACTATCTCCGCCTCTGGATGGGCGAGGCCTTGCTGCATCTCGGTGATGCCAAAGAGGCGGCGGGGTTCTTTGAAAGCATCGGGCAGGCGGTGCCCGATTCCAATCTGCTCACGCAGGCGGCATTCCGCGCCGGGGAGGCCTGGTATCAAGCGTCGAGTTGTCCTGAGTCCGTCGGGTGGCTGGCGAAAGCCGTGGCAAACAACGACAAAGATCCGCTGGCGCCGCAAGCCTGGTTGCGGTTGGCTGCCTGTTATCTGCGCGAGAATCAGTTGGAGGACGGCCGGGCAACCCTCACGCAGTTGTGGGTGCGGTTCGCCTATGCGCCTGAAGCCAAGGAGGCGGAGGCGCTGCTCCGCACGAACCTCGGCGGAGCGGTGTGGGCTCCCACGGCGGAGGATCATTTCGGCCGGGCGCAGGCGTTTCTAGGGCAGGCGCTGCACGCGGAGGCAATCGACGAGTTGAAGCAGTTCCTGGCCATGGAGCCGGCCTCGCCGCAACGGGGGAGCGCAAAACTCAAACTCGGCATCGCACAAGTCAGGCTCAAACAATACGATCCCGCACGCGAAACGTTTCATGCCCTTATGGCAAATCGGGTGGCGGAATCGGATGAGGCGACGGTGTGGCTGGCACGGGTCTATCTGCGCCAGGCGATGGGGCCCAAGCTGTTGGAGCTGAGCCGGTCGATCGAGAAGCAGGCCTTGTCGGCGGAACAGAAGGGGCAGATCCATTTATTTGCCGGTATTTGGCTGGAGGATCAGGGGCAATACGAGGAGGCGGTTGCGAAGTATCGCCAAGTGGCGAAGGCGGGGGAGCCCGCGACGCAGCGGGCTGAAGCGCTCTGGCGGATCGGCTGGGTTCACTACCGCACGGCGCGTTACAAAGACGCGATCGATGTGCTGCAACAAATTGTGGCGCAGCACGACAGTGATTTTGAGCCGCAAGCGCTCTATTGGATCGGGCGGTCTCTCACGCAGTTGCACGCGGCCCGTGCGCATGAGGTCTATGCGCAACTTTGCCGGCAGTTTCCCTATACCTATTATTGCCAGTTGGCGAAAGAGCAATCGGCGGAAGCGGCGTCTGACCGTGCGGCGGCACTGGAGCCAGCCGTTGCGCCGGTGAATGGCGAGGCGGCCGTGGCCCAAGCGGGGAACGGCGGGGATGTGGAGCAGCAGCCGGCCTATCGCCGCGCGGTGGAGCTGAAGCTGCTCGGGCTCGACGCCGATGCGGCGCGCGAACTGGCGGCGTTGACGGATCACTATAGCCATAGCCCCAATGTGCTCATGACGCTGTCGATGCGCTTGAATGAAGTGGGGGCCTATCATCCGGCGCTGCGGCTGGCGCGGGCGCAATTTCGGGACAAGCTGGAGCGCACGGGCGGGACGGTGGCGCCGGGGCTGTGGAGTGTGGCGTATCCTACGGGGCTGATTCCGACTATCAAGACCCAGGAATTGAACGGGGTGAGCCCCTATCTGGTGGCGGCCATCATCCGGGAAGAGAGCCAGTACGATGTGCGTGCGGTCTCGCGGGTGGGGGCCATCGGCCTGATGCAGGTCATGCCGGCGACGGCCAATGCGGTGGCGCAACGGCATCACCTTCCCGCGGTGACGCGGGAGGATCTGTTCGATCAGGATACGAACATCCGCATCGGCGCGCGCTATGTGGAGCAGTTGCTGGCGCAATTTTCCGGCAACGTGATCCAGACGATTGCCGCCTATAACGCTGGGCCGATTGTGGTGGAAAATTGGGCGGCGCAGCATCGGGGGCGCAGCCAGGATGAGTTTGTCGAGCTGATTCCGTTTCGCGAGACGCGGCAGTACGTGAAGCGCGTGTTGCGGAGCTTTCGGGAATATCTCCGGCTGGCAGGAGGGTCCTGA
- a CDS encoding cell division protein ZapA produces the protein MTKTIDVEIYGQRYSIRGQAEDAYIRRLASFVDDHMKRLAEGMKTATPSKLAVLTAVNLAHQLFEAEKKRAQGEADVERRMVNLMESIEEQMPTSLFR, from the coding sequence TTGACTAAGACCATTGATGTCGAAATCTACGGTCAACGATACTCGATCCGCGGGCAGGCGGAGGATGCCTATATCCGGCGCCTCGCCAGCTTTGTCGATGATCATATGAAGCGGCTGGCTGAAGGCATGAAGACCGCGACGCCCTCCAAACTCGCGGTCCTGACGGCTGTTAACCTGGCGCATCAGCTGTTTGAGGCGGAAAAGAAGCGGGCGCAGGGCGAGGCCGATGTGGAGCGCCGCATGGTCAATTTGATGGAATCCATCGAAGAGCAGATGCCGACCTCGCTCTTCCGGTGA